A section of the Flavobacteriales bacterium genome encodes:
- a CDS encoding response regulator → MRAVIVDDEQNVREALRALLHLYSPETEVVGEADSVASALTEIEQQQPELLFLDVEMGDGTGFDLLKQLPDRDFEVIFVTAHQHYAIKAIRMSACDFLLKPVDPDDLVAAIERAHLNLRKHGGDPIDVMLQHASGIKDRMVLKDLENIYVLKIDDIVHCEADGRYTRFHVKGQEKPILVSTNLKEYEVLLSPSGFVRIHHSHLINLNHIQRIDKVNLTVHLSADQKVPISVRKKDELLKRL, encoded by the coding sequence ATGAGGGCAGTAATTGTAGATGATGAACAGAATGTACGGGAGGCGCTGAGAGCCTTATTGCACTTGTATTCGCCAGAAACGGAGGTGGTCGGAGAGGCGGATTCTGTCGCCTCCGCGCTTACCGAAATAGAACAGCAACAGCCAGAACTGCTCTTTTTAGATGTAGAGATGGGAGATGGCACGGGCTTCGACCTGCTCAAGCAGTTGCCCGACCGCGATTTCGAGGTCATCTTCGTTACCGCGCATCAGCATTATGCCATCAAGGCCATTCGCATGAGTGCTTGCGATTTTCTGTTGAAACCCGTGGATCCTGACGATCTGGTGGCAGCCATCGAACGGGCACACCTCAACCTACGGAAACACGGTGGCGATCCTATTGATGTGATGCTTCAGCACGCATCGGGTATCAAGGACCGCATGGTGCTCAAGGATCTGGAGAATATTTATGTATTGAAGATCGATGATATTGTCCATTGCGAAGCAGACGGTCGCTACACAAGGTTTCATGTAAAAGGGCAGGAGAAACCGATTCTGGTGTCCACCAATCTCAAGGAATACGAGGTACTTCTATCTCCATCAGGTTTTGTGCGTATCCACCATTCTCACCTTATCAATCTCAATCACATTCAGCGCATTGATAAGGTCAATCTTACGGTTCATCTGAGTGCCGACCAGAAGGTTCCGATCTCGGTCCGTAAGAAGGATGAGTTGCTGAAACGCCTCTGA